A single Lolium perenne isolate Kyuss_39 chromosome 6, Kyuss_2.0, whole genome shotgun sequence DNA region contains:
- the LOC127306013 gene encoding uncharacterized protein, which translates to MALQSYHHDGFCLLPPPLLPDWDWEWELRCTLGDDAAARDGLLIHDAFTALPSCGESPASSSSEASSGGGGGGGGGGGYLEDAVADWSDRCKRRRTEEEEAPPPRWPAMASEDLQSLLQSFWDPSSGEGDLLHGLNTTMVPDTEIGSFVSEVDDDASGREKEQMQGPPSTQVLSEGEAGEDAAAAAGPPPPFSATGAPPPGSSPLQKATTGGGSHYCDQATSSSSSSLPAAGKRDGVMYPFAVVKPLVLEGSTLSDVNWRMLKRPARPVRHPVGQFACGPVVSSAQGPGLSGKAVVSLTKIRTGGKGTITIIRTRG; encoded by the exons ATGGCGCTCCAGAGCTATCACCACGACGGGTTCTGCCTactccctcctcctcttcttccggaTTGGGACTGGGAGTGGGAGCTACGCTGCACACTCGGCGACGACGCTGCTGCCCGAGATGGCCTCCTCATTCATGACGCCTTCACGGCCTTGCCCTCGT GTGGGGAGTCGCCGGCGTCGTCTTCGTCGGAGGCGTCGagcggcggcgggggcgggggcgggggcgggggcggctACCTGGAGGACGCCGTCGCCGACTGGAGCGACCGGTGCAAGCGGCGgaggacggaggaggaggaggctccgcCGCCGCGGTGGCCGGCCATGGCGAGCGAGGACCTGCAATCCCTTCTACAG AGCTTCTGGGATCCTAGCAGCGGCGAGGGAGATCTCCTCCATGGTTTGAACACCACCATGGTCCCCGACACGGAGATCGGCAGCTTCGTCTCAG AGGTAGACGACGACGCATCGGGCAGGGAGAAGGAGCAGATGCAGGGGCCCCCCAGCACACAGGTGCTGAGCGAGGGCGAAGCTGGTGAAGATGCAGCGGCAGCGGCAGGCCCCCCTCCTCCCTTCTCCGCCACCGGAGCTCCTCCGCCTGGATCATCGCCACTGCAAAAGGCAACTACAGGGGGTGGCAGCCATTACTGCGACCAGGCGACCTCCTCGTCCTCTTCCTCGCTGCCAGCGGCAG GGAAGAGAGACGGAGTGATGTACCCGTTCGCCGTCGTCAAGCCGCTGGTGCTGGAGGGAAGCACGCTCAGCGACGTCAACTGGCGGATGCTCAAGCGGCCGGCGAGGCCGGTGCGTCACCCCGTCGGTCAGTTCGCGTGCGGCCCCGTCGTGTCGTCGGCGCAGGGGCCAGGGCTCTCCGGAAAAGCCGTCGTCAGCCTCACCAAGATCAGGACGGGAGGGAAGGGCACCATAACCATCATCAGAACAAGAGGCTGA